One part of the Triplophysa dalaica isolate WHDGS20190420 chromosome 25, ASM1584641v1, whole genome shotgun sequence genome encodes these proteins:
- the LOC130415449 gene encoding major histocompatibility complex class I-related gene protein-like isoform X1 has protein sequence MDAVVISRSFLLLGVFLHVGTLMSVQAETHSLYYMYTALSKPVNLPGIYEFTAMGLLDDRQIDYYNNKDQKKIPKQSWMKEKMPADYWEKGTQSRKSKEQWFNVNVNILMERMRHNHSDVHVLQWRHGCEINDKENIVTFSRGIDQYSYDGDDFLSFDDKVSQWVAPVDAAVATKVKWDNVPILNQYTKGYLEKECVDWLNKFREYGQEEHKKVSPPEVYVFARKSPRDKNKLKLTCLATGFYPKDVKVFIRKYRTSLPENEMESSGVRPNHDGTYQLRKSVLIMENEKADYDCFVNHITLKNPEIKVWDGKCKDCNEGGFLVIGVGIGVVVTLLFVAAGIGLYVYRRRSANNTQNRTAQVNVPPPAAAPNNSGAKPEENEALLPNKSANNDTVILLPIDAPNNNAPKPGENGALLSGKSGEGDCADVDSGKGNSSESEKSSKSSQENMNEHERV, from the exons ATGGACGCTGTTGTCATCTCGAGGAGTTTTCTTCTGCTCGGAGTGTTTCTTCATGTCGGGACTCTGATGTCGGTTCAAGCGG AGACACATTCCCTGTACTACATGTACACAGCTTTGTCCAAACCAGTGAATCTGCCGGGCATCTATGAATTCACTGCTATGGGTTTACTGGATGACCGACAGATtgattattacaataacaaggATCAGAAAAAGATTCCTAAACAGTCGTGGATGAAAGAGAAAATGCCAGCGGATTACTGGGAAAAAGGCACCCAATCCAGAAAGAGCAAAGAGCAGTGGTTTAATGTGAATGTCAACATTCTGATGGAGCGGATGAGACACAATCATTCAG aTGTTCATGTTCTTCAGTGGAGACACGGCTGTGAAATTAATGATAAAGAAAATATAGTGACATTTTCAAGAGGCATCGATCAGTACAGCTATGATGGCGACGACTTCCTTTCTTTTGACGATAAGGTTTCACAGTGGGTTGCTCCAGTTGATGCCGCTGTCGCCACCAAAGTGAAATGGGATAATGTGCCCATCCTGAACCAGTACACCAAGGGCTACCTGGAGAAAGAGTGTGTGGACTGGCTCAATAAATTCAGAGAATATGGACAAGAGGAACACAAAAAAGTCT CTCCTCCAGAGGTTTATGTGTTTGCAAGAAAATCTCCCCGTGACAAAAACAAGCTGAAGCTCACCTGTCTGGCCACTGGCTTCTACCCCAAAGATGTGAAAGTGTTTATTAGGAAGTATCGCACATCCCTGCCTGAAAATGAAATGGAATCCTCAGGAGTCAGACCAAACCATGATGGAACGTACCAGCTGCGAAAGAGTGTGTTGATCATGGAGAATGAAAAAGCGGATTATGATTGTTTTGTTAATCACATTACCCttaaaaatccagaaatcaaaGTATGGG ATGGAAAATGTAAAGACTGCAATGAAGGGGGTTTTCTGGTTATTGGTGTGGGGATCGGAGTTGTGGTCACATTACTTTTTGTTGCGGCAGGCATAGGCTTATATGTTTACAGGAGAAGATCAG CAAacaacacacagaacagaacagCTCAAGTTAATGTTCCTCCCCCGGCTGCAGCCCCAAACAACAGTGGAGCTAAACCTGAAGAGAATGAAGCTTTGTTGCCTAATAAATCTG cAAACAACGACACAGTTATCCTACTGCCTATTGATGCTCCAAACAACAATGCACCTAAACCTGGAGAGAATGGAGCTTTGCTGTCGGGCAAGTCTG GTGAAGGAGACTGTGCAGATGTTGACTCTG GAAAAGGGAACTCGAGCGAATCAGAGAAGAGCTCGAAAAGCTCTCAGGAGAATATGAATGAACATG AGCGTGTCTAG
- the LOC130415449 gene encoding zinc-alpha-2-glycoprotein-like isoform X2, with translation MGLNIVLCSLVLLGTVVQIQAETHSLYYMYTALSKPVNLPGIYEFTAMGLLDDRQIDYYNNKDQKKIPKQSWMKEKMPADYWEKGTQSRKSKEQWFNVNVNILMERMRHNHSDVHVLQWRHGCEINDKENIVTFSRGIDQYSYDGDDFLSFDDKVSQWVAPVDAAVATKVKWDNVPILNQYTKGYLEKECVDWLNKFREYGQEEHKKVSPPEVYVFARKSPRDKNKLKLTCLATGFYPKDVKVFIRKYRTSLPENEMESSGVRPNHDGTYQLRKSVLIMENEKADYDCFVNHITLKNPEIKVWDGKCKDCNEGGFLVIGVGIGVVVTLLFVAAGIGLYVYRRRSANNTQNRTAQVNVPPPAAAPNNSGAKPEENEALLPNKSANNDTVILLPIDAPNNNAPKPGENGALLSGKSGEGDCADVDSGKGNSSESEKSSKSSQENMNEHERV, from the exons AGACACATTCCCTGTACTACATGTACACAGCTTTGTCCAAACCAGTGAATCTGCCGGGCATCTATGAATTCACTGCTATGGGTTTACTGGATGACCGACAGATtgattattacaataacaaggATCAGAAAAAGATTCCTAAACAGTCGTGGATGAAAGAGAAAATGCCAGCGGATTACTGGGAAAAAGGCACCCAATCCAGAAAGAGCAAAGAGCAGTGGTTTAATGTGAATGTCAACATTCTGATGGAGCGGATGAGACACAATCATTCAG aTGTTCATGTTCTTCAGTGGAGACACGGCTGTGAAATTAATGATAAAGAAAATATAGTGACATTTTCAAGAGGCATCGATCAGTACAGCTATGATGGCGACGACTTCCTTTCTTTTGACGATAAGGTTTCACAGTGGGTTGCTCCAGTTGATGCCGCTGTCGCCACCAAAGTGAAATGGGATAATGTGCCCATCCTGAACCAGTACACCAAGGGCTACCTGGAGAAAGAGTGTGTGGACTGGCTCAATAAATTCAGAGAATATGGACAAGAGGAACACAAAAAAGTCT CTCCTCCAGAGGTTTATGTGTTTGCAAGAAAATCTCCCCGTGACAAAAACAAGCTGAAGCTCACCTGTCTGGCCACTGGCTTCTACCCCAAAGATGTGAAAGTGTTTATTAGGAAGTATCGCACATCCCTGCCTGAAAATGAAATGGAATCCTCAGGAGTCAGACCAAACCATGATGGAACGTACCAGCTGCGAAAGAGTGTGTTGATCATGGAGAATGAAAAAGCGGATTATGATTGTTTTGTTAATCACATTACCCttaaaaatccagaaatcaaaGTATGGG ATGGAAAATGTAAAGACTGCAATGAAGGGGGTTTTCTGGTTATTGGTGTGGGGATCGGAGTTGTGGTCACATTACTTTTTGTTGCGGCAGGCATAGGCTTATATGTTTACAGGAGAAGATCAG CAAacaacacacagaacagaacagCTCAAGTTAATGTTCCTCCCCCGGCTGCAGCCCCAAACAACAGTGGAGCTAAACCTGAAGAGAATGAAGCTTTGTTGCCTAATAAATCTG cAAACAACGACACAGTTATCCTACTGCCTATTGATGCTCCAAACAACAATGCACCTAAACCTGGAGAGAATGGAGCTTTGCTGTCGGGCAAGTCTG GTGAAGGAGACTGTGCAGATGTTGACTCTG GAAAAGGGAACTCGAGCGAATCAGAGAAGAGCTCGAAAAGCTCTCAGGAGAATATGAATGAACATG AGCGTGTCTAG